TGAAACAATCTTtcaatctcacaaaaaaaaaaaaaactcgcaaATCTTACCACCATATTTATTAGTCGGAAAACTAAGAGCTCCTCTTTGATTGGCTCTAAGTGTAATTTACCAAAATCTTGGATActtttcacaagaaaaaaacCCACTTCTTATGTATAGAAAACAATTGGATCCAGCATAGAGAACCTACTCAAACTAGGAAACTTATTTTAACCTAGGATAACCTTCTTGCACTAAGTTTTCTTCATGGACTCAAACTTGTTACATATTTTTAGTATGACCATCATGTTCAAACTCAAAACATCCTTTCGAACTATCGATCTACTGATTTAaattcgagacataatttaatttactccctccctccctctagCCATCCATGATAAATCTCTCGTCAATATTGGTTGGTTTGAAAAAGGCAGAGCCAACTCTAGCCCCGcttaccaaccaaaaaaaaaaaaaaaaactctaggcCTACTTAGCTCTGCCTCCATCACGACAATAGGGCCATGGTCGATCAACTCTATCTTTGTTCACAGAGGCCCCCATTGTCCATACACCTAAATCTAGCAAGAAACAAGTTCAAAATAACTCCTAAGAAAAAAAACGAGTGCATTATTTCACAATAGAGAACATGTTCTTATCAATAATAATCTCGAAACTATGTCAAGGCACATGGTAAGTACCACCGCATGCGTAATTACAAATAAATCTATGTTCACCAGTTTTCCAACTCTTGGAACCTTAAATTTGCCTTAAAAACTCATGTCGGTTTTTCAAGTTCGATAAGCTGTTCCTCTTCATACCCCCTTGTAGAATCAAAATTCTACTCATATAGAGTCTTTCGCGGTTTAATGCCTCTAAAGAAAAGGTCATTAATTCTACTTATATAAAGTGTGTTTGGCTGACTGTctctaatttttcatttcttttcatttgcttGCAGTCAAGATAATCAAAGAATTTCTTGGTAGGGTTAATTATTGGTCTTTCAGCTATCACACTGAGTTTTGATTCATTTGTTTGCTTCTCTCATCAAAACATTGCCATGGAATAATGAAAGGATAGACTAGTTTCAATAAATGGCCTTTAGGCATATGTTCCCCGGCAAATCAATTTAGCAAACTGTGAATTATGGCAAAAATTAATAATGTATTCTAAATGATTGTTCCAATATTTAAGGATAATTTCTAGAGGGGTGTGATTATTTCCAACCCCTATACTACTGAATCCACCCTAATTTCACTAAACAGATAAAATTGCTCTTTAACCTCAATTGGTACACCCCAAATATATTcatattccttcttttttcaattttttttcaatttctttctggGAAACATAAAGTCGGTATTATCAtgcattatcaaataaattttaggTTCATATTACATATTTCggcttttaatttttgataagtgggtattataaaaaaattgaacatgaaCAACTTTTTTTAATACAGTAAAATGTTCATACATTTTTGCTTATGTCAGGCAAATCACCAATAAATTCTTTCTCTTCGATTGTCTTGTATACACATATAACGAGATGAttagatgaaatacaaaaaaagcTCTCACTAGAGAATTGCCAAAATAAATTCACAATTACATTTCTTAATGCaaatatttaaaagatgaagtttaattaaattagaccattgctaaaataagaaaaaagtatttaaaatgacaattaaattttagtcattttagattgacaaaaattaacatTGATGAAGTGTTCACGAAAAGAATAACAAGATGTTTCGATGTTACTATTATTATATTCCGGGATATTCCTCTTTTTATATGCTATGTATAAtagtatatcatcaatagaaaaaataaaataattaatattttatatattaaatagagacttgatattttttttatacaagTCAAACTATAAATCAAAAATGCACCACAAAAAGGAGTTGTTGAGGTAAAAGTGAGGAAGAATGAGTAGGTTGCTATAAGAGCAATAATGGAGAAGAGGGTAGTTTTTATTCTTTAACTAGCAATAAGTTTAAATTTGAAGGAAATCCACAGTAGAAAAGTGACTAAATCGAATAAAATTGCGCAAATACGAAAACCAATAAGAGtgatatttgatttatttttttgtcggaGAGCGATATTTGAGTATAAACGCTGAgaaaatcaaggaagaagaaaggagagatgGCGAAGCAAGACTTCatgttttgattgattataagagtggaaaatttaagaaaaaaagttcgCACGGTCAAAGTAAGCATAATTACTATTATGTCTCGTAATTAcgattattttcaaaatataattttcatggTTGTGTGCCTTTGAGCCGTACACAGTAGGCCTGCTCGAAAAGTTCATCCAAGTGTCACAAGCATCAAGCTTGTCAAACACAACACCCAAACATTATCAGAAAGATAAATCATAGTAATTgatattactttctttttttgtccaatATATTACTTATTTAGACAGGGGGAACAAAAGTTTGGTCAAAATAAGTGGGATTGCCGGCTCGATTGAGCATTTTATCGGGTTGGGTTTGTAGTGGAGGCCATCCCTAATAACACAGCCTCGGGTAGAATAAGGAAACCAAAAGCAATTCATGGAGAACAAATCCCGGTAACAGGCATATCAACAATACTGACATTGAAAGCACATTAAGGGTGTGTATGGTAATACTTCTTGGCTGGGGAAtggtttcttttcaaaaataattcttttctatttttattccggggaataatttctgagtaaaataaggtatttggtaactacacaaaagttctacttttgaaatagaaaaagaatagaaatacgtttggtacaAAATAAttgctttttatatttattcgttttttattcttgttcacGATCGCCGACTaccgaccgccgccgccacaCAGCCCACTAGTCGCCGGAGTTGCCGCCGCATGATCGCCGACCGCCGACGCCATCACCGACGCCACCGCACAACCCATCGGTGGTGGCCAATGGGCTGTGCAGTGACGGTCGGCGGTGACAATCGGCGGTTGTGCAGCTGCGGCAGTGgtgggcggtggcggcggcggcagcgacggCAACGGTAACGGTCGGTGGCCGACGACCGGTGACAGCCGGCGGTGGCTCCGGCGGTTGGAAGTGGGCGCGACAAgagagaagaacaaaagaaaaataaactttaccaaaaaaaaaacaaaagaaaaataaaaaataaaattgacttatttctagaaattgttcttgggaacaagaagtaactttttttttttttttttttggtgctggaggaaccgctttggctgacagccgccacgtaaacccccaggtgtcGTTAgcggggaaaccaccaccccgacgccaTGCTTAAGTCACCACACAACGCCAGCCTCTCGCTTTCGCAGGGGCTTCgaaagaagtaactttttttttgtttctcatttctgctccaaatctattcccgggcTACTTTtaaggggtgcatgacaaactGTAATTTCTGttccataaataatttttctattccagatttgtttctggaatagaaatctgtttgataaacctattccatttttctatttctgtaaTAGATTCTTGTTCCGAATTAGGTTTGTAATCGAaatcaaaagtagaaattttctacttctctatttctagaatagaaatgagaaataaaaattcttctcatcgttcgtcaactGGTCCTTCGTCCGTCGCCGACTACCATCCGTCGGTTGTCCCCCGCCATCGTCGTCGGTCGCCAGCCGCCGGTCGTCGCTGCTGCTACCGGTTCGTCACCATCGCTCACCGGCTGTCGCCACCGCCGATCGCCGAtcgtcgccgccggtcgccggccgccgccggccgccgccgatcgccggtcgccggccgccggtccACCgccattcaaaaagaaaaaaatttggtgtcgttatcaaacaaatttctatttttagagtagaaatttgtgtcgttatcaacctgttatttttcttagaaactcttctaaaaatagaaatagaaaaacaagttggcattatcaaacggatttttgttcttttttttgttccaaagaacaaaagaacagaaatcgagaggaacataaatgttaccatgcaggccctaacACCATCATcgaatccaaccaaaattaataGCTATTCGTTAAAACACTGCATATGGTTGAAGAGAACACTGGCAACAACCAAGCTGACAAATCAATTCGTCTTCAACCTTGAAACTTCACCAGACCTTGAATACATCACAATGATTTACAGTGACCCACTTCATCAAAAATCAGTTAAAAAACAGGCCATCAATCCATTTTGACATCTCTACGCGTAACTcatcacttaattttttttattttttttaaaggaccAGACTACACTAAGACCAGAAAATGTGCGAGCCACAAAATTTACAATAGGTAAATATGTCAAAAGCagaatttattcaaaatttacaTCACCGATCAAATTAAGAGGACAGTGAAGGAGAATGAAACTCAGGAAAGCCCCTAGAATACATCCCAAAACTTGATTTATCACAGATATGTATCGACCATTGACAGCACTTCtcatattatttttgttaaaaaaaagttgaatctGAGAATTTAAACTATTAAGTAGAATAACCAGTTTACCATAAAATTAAATGGATCAGATATTTCTTGTATAGAGGAAgacaaataataaaatcaaacacTTACCTTTAGGTCTGATCTCGGGAGCGGCAGAAGTGGGAGCAGGAGAAGGCGGAAGATAGGAGGGGGGTGGCGCCGGGGCGTTATAAAATGGGTACTCCTCGAACCTGACGCTGCAGCTCAAAGTGAAGCTCCTCCCACCTTTCCTTCCCTTGGGGAGGTTCGAGATCATCGCCCGAAGGCACGAGTTGCAGTCCAACGCCGTCAAGTCCGGCGTGCACTGCGCGAGGGTGTACAGCCTCCGCAAGCTCGTCATAATCACCTCCTCGACTGCGAATTTCTTCCCCGTGCCGTTGGAAGCCCTTGTGGCGATTTTATCCAAGGTCTTTGCCAGGACTTGCGCCAACGCTGTTGGATCGGTGATGTTCCCAGAGTGTTGCACCATGAGAGCAGGCCTCAGATCCATGGCCGAGAAGAAGGAGCTGTTGTCGTGCCGCAACATGCACTCGTCATACCAGATCACGGAGAGTCGCTGGTTCGGGCATCTTCGGAGGATACGCTGTTTTGCAGTGGCCACGCATTCGTTGCACGTGGAGTTGCTGACATCGCCGCGGCAGAGAAAGAGCCCATAGGCTCGGTCGGGAGGGGTCTGGCCGGCGGTGGCGTTGGCAAAGCCGTAGGTGCTGTTGGTGGCGGcagaggagagggaagagaggagggtgTTGAGTTTGGACTCGTAAGTGGAGTTGGGAGTGAAGAGACTATTGCGTGggcaaaaaaaattgagataagaGGCGGCAGCTGCAGTACCGAAATTCTggacgaagacgaagaagaaggaggaggaagagagggagagggagagggagagggagaggcagATGGTGTAGCAAGAATTCATGATTTGCTAGAGTTGGTGGATTGATTGGGCTTGCGGCAGGAGAACGGGCAGAAGATCGTAGGAAGAAGGAGAATCAATTTTGATGAACATCAATTCTTAGGATAAGTAACTGCAGCATGAACAGTACCAAGTCCATAGAGCTGTCATTTTCATGTGTTAGGATTAAGCACAATGAAATAGAGAGTAAGTGTGAGAGAAATCAAGACACAAGATTTATCATGATTCACCTTTAAACTGAGACTATATCTTCCACTACAACTCtcaattataaaagaaagaaattatatatactCAGTAACTATTTATAAGCCCAAACCCAAACAACCAACAAAATATAGATCCCAAACTTTAAAAATCCTCTAGCGTCAGCCCTCTACTACCTCTGTCAAGACGGCCTCGAACCCCTGCTCGCTCACAATAGAGCAGGACCCTATGTCTTTTTACGAAGAAAAGTATGAATCATATTCCACTATCATGCTCTTAAATTAATACAAAGAGTCAccatcgcatataaaaatgAGCTCATGagttttgaacattttaaatttgaagtaTTACTCCTCACGACATATTTAGGAGTTCTAGAACGTATGAATTGATATCTAAAATCGTGAAAGGCTGTTACATTATCCAGTTTTTAGCTCGGTGAAGTGGGCTTTTTGACAGTTCAAGACAAACCGGTGTGCGGTCGTGGACCAAAGTCAATTGCGTGATTAGCGTTCAGATTTGGCTCCACGTGGAGACACGAAGAGGAAATGTCAAAACATGTATGCCAGTGATGTCGttggagagagatggagagattGAGGGAGATGGGATGAAAGGGATTTTGGTGGTGCatatagttttgaatttttcttcaaaattacgataataatagtaataatttttgaaatttgaaaattgattcgCATAATTTGATGCGACTGCGAATGGAAAAATCCAACCCTTCCGAAACGTTTCACTTGAGTTATGCCTATTTATTTAGGAGAGAAAATGGAATTGACTAGGTAACACTCTCACCTAATTTATTCAAGATATTGCCCTAATTAATCTATCATATGCTAACTCTCTTGATTTTGTCTCTAGAAGGACACTAAACTTGGTTGCATTTTTAATTAGGCATGTTTAATATTGTACTTTCCTTctaaccaaaccaaaaaaaaaatcgtagtTTCCAATGCtaaactttttcatttattcaaaaGGCACCTCTTACAAATATTATCCATAAACACTGTTTACCTCCCCCATTTATTCTTACCTTCATTTGCCATTCTAGAAGTCTAGTAAAGAAATTAATATGtaaatataatatatgtatatttcaTTACGTAACGGGTGTGTTCACAAGGGAGTTATCG
This region of Eucalyptus grandis isolate ANBG69807.140 chromosome 8, ASM1654582v1, whole genome shotgun sequence genomic DNA includes:
- the LOC104415320 gene encoding cysteine-rich receptor-like protein kinase 25; translation: MNSCYTICLSLSLSLSLSSSSFFFVFVQNFGTAAAASYLNFFCPRNSLFTPNSTYESKLNTLLSSLSSAATNSTYGFANATAGQTPPDRAYGLFLCRGDVSNSTCNECVATAKQRILRRCPNQRLSVIWYDECMLRHDNSSFFSAMDLRPALMVQHSGNITDPTALAQVLAKTLDKIATRASNGTGKKFAVEEVIMTSLRRLYTLAQCTPDLTALDCNSCLRAMISNLPKGRKGGRSFTLSCSVRFEEYPFYNAPAPPPSYLPPSPAPTSAAPEIRPKGKSNKFTVIIIAVTIPLGSVMVLLSLICCVLRRKGKKMFEVIKGKNGAKELTAVESLQFDLATIQAATNYFSHENKLGEGGFGEVFQGRLPNGQQVAVKRLSQRSKQGDGEFKNEILLVAKLQHINLVRLLGFCLEGEEKLLVYEFVPNKSLDYFLFDPQKRRQLDWPLRYKIIFGIARGMLYLHEDSRLRIIHRDLKCSNILLDSEINPKISDFGMARIFGVNQTQASTNKFY